One Vigna unguiculata cultivar IT97K-499-35 chromosome 7, ASM411807v1, whole genome shotgun sequence genomic region harbors:
- the LOC114189668 gene encoding pleiotropic drug resistance protein 2-like yields the protein MATAEGRICSSSASRDLASARFDEEVSGESDVFHRGGREIEEEEELKWEALKRLPTYDRMRRVLLKQVLDNGGVNYEEVDITKLGLQEKKHLLENIVGTAEENNESFLHRMRERIDRVSIEIPKIEVRYEHLSVEGDAYVGTRALPTLFNSTLNAIEVLVNYLVSLVFGVLGFLHLLPKNTKGVKILQEKVVKILKDISGIVKPSRMTLLLGPPGSGKTTLLKALAGKMDKDLRVSGRVTYCGHELSEFVPQRTCAYISQHDLHYGEMTVRETLDFSGRCLGVGTRYDMLEELSRREIAAGIKPDPEIDAFMKATAMEGQQTTLVTDYVLKILGLEICADILVGDEMKRGISGGQKKRLTTGEMLVGPAKAFFMDEISTGLDSSTTFQIVRFMRQMVHIMDVTMIIALLQPAPETYELFDDIILLSEGEIVYQGPRESVLHFFETVGFKCPERKGVADFLQEVTSKKDQEQYWFRRDIPYQYVTVPEFVAHFKNHSIGQQLHEKIKVPYDPNESHRAALVKEKYGISKWELFKACFSREWLLIKRNYFVYIFKTFQITMMALIAMSVFFRTDMKHGQLEGAGKYYGALFFSLINIMFNGVAELSMTVIKLPVFYKQRDFLFFPAWAFALPIWVLRIPLSLLESGLWIILTYYTIGFAPAASRFFRQLLAFFWVNQMALSLFRFIAAVGRTKVVAHTLGSFTILVVFILSGFTVSRHDIGPWMIWCYYSSPMMYGQNAITINEFLDKRWSAKNNDPRIPEPTVGKAFLNARGIFTEDYWYWISVGALIGFSLLFNICFILALTYLNPFGNSKSIIVEDEDQKKTTFASSSVEKMATGTTEHSSASVGNSFEGIDMEVRKRAHSSISKAPENTKSKKGMVLPFRPLSLAFQHVNYYIDMPLEMKKQGIEENKLQLLRDISGAFRPGVLTALVGVSGAGKTTLMDVLSGRKTGGFIEGSISISGYPKNQATFARISGYCEQNDIHSPNVTVYESLVFSAWLRLSKEVNKETRKMFIEEILELVELHSVRHFIVGLPGINGLSTEQRKRLTIAVELVANPSIIFMDEPTTGLDARAAAVVMRTVRNTVDTGRTVVCTIHQPSIDIFENFDELLLMKIGGQVIYGGPLGRNSQNLIEYFEGITGVPKIKDGYNPATWMLEITAPIFESQLNVDFAELYAKSDLYQKNQELVKELCTPVPGTKDLYFPTKYSQSFVTQCKACFWKQNCSYWRNPEYNAIRFFVTIVIGIIFGLIYWDKGKKTQKEQDLLNLLGAMYASVFFLGASNTNSVQPVVAIERTVLYRERAAGMYSELPYAIGQVAIEVIYVATQSLAYSIILYWMIGFEARFENFLWFYYFIFMSFMYFTLYGMMTVALTPNYQIAAIVMSFFINFWNLFSGFLIPRTQIPIWWRWYYWGSPVAWTIYGLVTSQVGDKNSPIEVPGFRVMTVKEYLDRKLGFQHDFLGVVALTHVAFCLLFVLVFAYGIKFLNFQKR from the exons ATGGCAACAGCAGAAGGAAGGATCTGTTCATCATCAGCAAGCAGAGATTTGGCCTCAGCAAGGTTTGATGAGGAAGTGAGTGGAGAGAGTGATGTGTTTCACAGAGGTGGAAGGGAaatagaagaagaggaggagctGAAGTGGGAAGCTTTGAAAAGGCTTCCAACATATGACAGAATGAGGAGAGTGCTTTTGAAGCAAGTTTTGGATAATGGAGGAGTGAACTATGAAGAGGTTGACATCACCAAGCTTGGATTGCAGGAAAAGAAGCATCTCCTTGAGAACATAGTAGGAACTGCTGAAGAGAACAATGAGAGTTTCCTCCATAGGATGAGGGAGAGAATTGATAG GGTAAGCATTGAGATTCCCAAGATTGAAGTAAGGTATGAGCACTTATCAGTTGAAGGGGATGCATATGTTGGAACAAGAGCACTACCAACACTCTTCAATTCTACCCTCAATGCAATAGAG GTATTGGTGAATTATCTTGTAAGCCTTGTGTTTGGAGTTTTGGGATTTCTTCACCTTTTGCCTAAGAACACAAAGGGTGTGAAGATTCTCCAAGAAAAAGTTGTCAAGATTCTCAAAGATATTAGTGGAATTGTGAAACCATCAAG AATGACTCTGCTTTTGGGACCTCCAGGATCAGGAAAAACTACATTACTGAAGGCACTTGCAGGAAAAATGGACAAGGATTTAAGG GTATCAGGAAGAGTGACGTACTGTGGTCATGAATTATCAGAGTTTGTTCCTCAAAGAACATGTGCATACATTAGTCAGCATGATCTTCACTATGGAGAGATGACAGTGAGAGAGACACTGGACTTTTCTGGACGGTGTCTGGGAGTAGGAACAAGGTATGATATGCTGGAAGAGTTGTCGAGAAGGGAAATAGCAGCCGGCATTAAACCAGATCCTGAGATAGATGCTTTCATGAAAGCCACAGCAATGGAAGGTCAACAAACAACTCTTGTTACTGATTACGTTCTAAAG ATTCTTGGGTTGGAAATATGTGCTGATATTTTGGTGGGAGATGAGATGAAAAGGGGCATTTCTGGTGGACAAAAGAAGCGTTTAACTACTG GTGAGATGTTGGTAGGCCCTGCAAAAGCATTCTTCATGGATGAAATTTCAACTGGTTTGGATAGTTCCACAACCTTCCAAATTGTCAGGTTTATGAGGCAGATGGTCCATATCATGGATGTTACCATGATAATCGCTCTTCTGCAACCTGCACCAGAAACATATGAACTTTTTGATGACATAATATTGCTTTCAGAAGGTGAGATTGTGTATCAAGGTCCCCGTGAGAgtgttcttcattttttcgaaaCTGTGGGGTTCAAATGCCCAGAAAGGAAAGGAGTTGCAGATTTCTTACAAGAGGTAACTTCGAAAAAGGACCAAGAACAGTACTGGTTCAGAAGGGACATTCCTTACCAATATGTCACAGTGCCTGAGTTTGTAGCCCATTTCAAGAATCACAGTATCGGTCAGCAACTACATGAAAAGATTAAAGTTCCATATGATCCTAATGAAAGCCATCGCGCTGCATTGGTGAAGGAAAAGTATGGCATCTCCAAATGGGAACTCTTCAAGGCATGCTTTTCAAGAGAGTGGCTTTTGATAAAACGCAACTATTTCGTATACATATTCAAGACTTTTCAGATTACTATGATGGCTCTGATTGCCATGTCAGTGTTTTTCAGAACAGATATGAAGCATGGTCAACTTGAGGGTGCAGGAAAATACTACGGTGCACTATTTTTCAGCCTCATTAATATAATGTTCAATGGAGTGGCTGAACTTTCAATGACAGTCATTAAACTTCCGGTTTTCTACAAGCAGAGAGATTTCCTCTTTTTTCCAGCATGGGCTTTTGCATTGCCCATTTGGGTCCTCAGAATTCCTCTCTCACTGTTGGAATCAGGACTATGGATCATCCTCACTTATTATACTATTGGCTTTGCTCCTGCAGCTAGTAG GTTTTTTCGTCAGTTATTGGCATTCTTCTGGGTGAATCAAATGGCTCTGTCCCTATTCCGCTTTATTGCTGCAGTTGGAAGGACAAAAGTTGTGGCACACACACTTGGTTCCTTCacaattttagttgtttttatcCTAAGTGGATTTACTGTTTCAAGAC ATGATATTGGACCATGGATGATATGGTGCTACTACAGTTCACCTATGATGTATGGTCAGAATGCAATAACCATTAACGAGTTcctagacaaaagatggagtgcT AAAAATAATGACCCAAGAATCCCTGAGCCCACAGTTGGGAAGGCTTTTCTTAATGCTAGAGGCATTTTTACAGAAGATTATTGGTACTGGATATCTGTGGGTGCCCTTATAGGATTTTCTTTGCTTTTCAACATTTGTTTCATTCTGGCTCTAACCTATTTGAATC CATTTGGAAACTCAAAATCTATTATAGTGGAAGATGAAGACCAAAAGAAAACCACATTTGCTTCATCCTCAGTAGAAAAAATGGCAACTGGAACTACAGAGCACAGTTCAGCTTCGGTTGGTAATTCGTTTGAAG GTATTGATATGGAAGTAAGAAAAAGGGCTCATAGCTCAATTTCTAAAGCTCCAGAGAATACAAAATCCAAGAAGGGAATGGTGCTGCCCTTCAGGCCTCTGTCACTTGCATTTCAACATGTGAATTATTACATCGATATGCCACTT GAAATGAAGAAACAAGGAATTGAAGAGAATAAACTCCAACTACTAAGAGACATAAGTGGTGCTTTCAGGCCTGGGGTTTTAACAGCATTAGTTGGTGTAAGTGGTGCTGGGAAAACCACCTTGATGGATGTTCTTTCAGGAAGAAAAACAGGTGGTTTTATTGAGGGAAGCATCAGCATATCTGGTTATCCAAAAAACCAGGCAACTTTTGCTCGGATCAGTGGTTACTGTGAACAAAATGATATACATTCCCCAAATGTTACAGTCTACGAATCTCTTGTGTTTTCTGCTTGGCTGCGTCTCAGTAAGGAGGTTAATAAGGAAACACGAAAG ATGTTCATTGAAGAAATTTTAGAGCTGGTTGAACTCCACTCAGTGAGGCATTTTATAGTAGGCCTTCCAGGAATAAATGGCTTATCAACAGAGCAGAGAAAGAGGCTCACCATTGCTGTAGAATTGGTTGCAAATCCTTCCATTATTTTCATGGATGAACCAACAACTGGTCTAGATGCTAGAGCTGCAGCAGTTGTTATGCGAACTGTTAGAAATACAGTGGATACAGGTCGAACTGTTGTCTGCACAATTCATCAACCAAGCATcgatatatttgaaaattttgatgag CTGCTTTTGATGAAGATAGGTGGACAAGTGATATATGGGGGCCCTCTTGGTCGGAATTCTCAGAATCTTATTGAGTACTTTGAG GGTATCACAGGAGTTCCTAAGATTAAAGATGGATATAATCCAGCCACATGGATGCTGGAGATCACTGCTCCTATATTTGAGTCTCAGCTTAATGTGGACTTTGCAGAATTATATGCTAAGTCAGACCTTTATCA AAAGAACCAGGAACTTGTTAAGGAACTATGCACACCAGTACCTGGAACAAAGGACCTTTACTTTCCGACTAAATACTCTCAATCATTTGTTACTCAATGTAAAGCTTGCTTCTGGAAGCAGAATTGCTCCTATTGGAGGAATCCAGAGTATAATGCCATCAGATTCTTCGTCACAATAGTTATTGGTATCATTTTTGGACTTATTTATTGGGACAAAGGAAAAAAGAC GCAAAAGGAGCAGGACCTGTTGAATCTGCTTGGAGCTATGTATGCATCAGTTTTTTTCCTTGGAGCCTCCAACACTAACAGTGTTCAACCTGTTGTTGCAATAGAAAGAACAGTTCTATACCGTGAAAGAGCTGCAGGAATGTATTCGGAATTGCCTTATGCAATTGGTCAG GTAGCAATTGAAGTAATTTACGTTGCAACTCAAAGTCTAGCCTATTCCATTATTCTGTACTGGATGATTGGGTTTGAAGCacgttttgaaaattttttgtgGTTCTACTACTTCATATTCATGAGCTTTATGTACTTCACACTGTATGGAATGATGACTGTAGCTCTGACGCCAAACTATCAAATTGCTGCAATTGTTATGTCCTTCTTCATCAATTTCTGGAACCTGTTCTCTGGTTTTCTTATCCCAAGAACG CAAATTCCAATATGGTGGAGGTGGTATTATTGGGGGTCTCCTGTGGCTTGGACTATATATGGATTGGTGACATCCCAAGTTGGTGACAAAAATAGTCCCATAGAGGTTCCTGGCTTTAGAGTCATGACAGTAAAAGAGTACCTTGACAGGAAGTTGGGTTTTCAGCATGACTTTCTTGGAGTTGTTGCATTAACTCATGTTGCTTTTTGCCTCCTCTTCGTTTTAGTATTTGCTTATGGCATCAAGTTCCTTAATTTCCAGAAAAGATAG